In Kaistella faecalis, a genomic segment contains:
- a CDS encoding SemiSWEET family sugar transporter, whose amino-acid sequence MNINPEIIGFIAGGMSSALFIPQIIKIIKEKSAEEIALLTCIIGIVSSGLWLWYGIMQEHISMMVTNSISTVATGVLIVLKLIYDKEKN is encoded by the coding sequence ATGAACATCAACCCAGAAATTATCGGATTTATCGCCGGCGGGATGTCCTCGGCATTATTTATCCCACAAATCATAAAGATCATCAAAGAAAAATCTGCGGAGGAAATTGCGCTTCTTACCTGCATCATCGGAATCGTGAGTTCTGGGCTTTGGCTCTGGTACGGCATTATGCAGGAGCACATCTCTATGATGGTCACTAACAGCATTTCAACAGTTGCAACAGGGGTTTTGATTGTGTTAAAACTTATTTATGACAAAGAAAAAAACTAA
- a CDS encoding YkgJ family cysteine cluster protein — MNLDFYKNQATLKQKEHKKFLDNLKKKPPKNLDYTVQETHDEVFEKIDCLKCANCCKTTGPLFTEKDTERIAKHLRMKQVDFEAKFLRTDEDNDKVLQSLPCWFLNADNTCSIYEVRPKACREFPHTDRRKIYQINHLTIKNTLICPAAFEFVERLKKNFEK, encoded by the coding sequence ATGAATCTCGACTTCTATAAAAACCAGGCAACTTTAAAACAGAAAGAACACAAAAAGTTTCTTGATAATTTAAAGAAGAAACCACCCAAAAATCTCGATTACACCGTTCAGGAAACCCATGACGAAGTTTTTGAAAAAATTGACTGCCTTAAGTGCGCAAACTGCTGCAAAACCACAGGACCGCTTTTTACCGAAAAAGATACCGAAAGAATTGCAAAGCATCTGCGGATGAAACAGGTCGATTTCGAAGCCAAATTCCTGAGAACCGACGAAGACAATGACAAAGTTCTGCAAAGCCTGCCTTGTTGGTTTCTGAATGCCGACAACACCTGTTCGATCTACGAAGTAAGACCTAAAGCCTGCCGAGAGTTCCCTCACACAGACCGAAGAAAAATTTACCAGATCAATCATCTCACCATTAAAAATACGCTCATTTGCCCTGCAGCATTCGAATTTGTAGAACGTTTAAAGAAGAATTTTGAGAAATAA
- a CDS encoding PSP1 domain-containing protein, with product MSCGCKTSGDSSHSCGTKSANGCENVNTCGNSYKLSVFDWLSNINNPSQSQTDFVEVRFKNDRKFFYKNVHNLPLHMGSVVTVESSPGHDIGVVSLTGELVKIQMKKKNFSEDNPLKIYRLANQKDIEVWHESRAKEEAVKIQARKISYALNLDMKITDVEFQGDGAKVTFYYTSDSRVDFRQLIKEYASTFRTKIDMKQIGFRQEAAKVGGIGSCGRELCCSTWLTDFRSVNTNAARYQQLSINPQKLAGQCGKLKCCLNYELDSYLDALSDFPSSSTTIDTVNGKAFCIKIDVFKKRMWFAYVDRSMAWYDLDVQDVKKLIAQNKKGEKALPLEELRTQHDIPMKSVDLIQENNMDRFEKKNRNSGKNQNRKKPNSPKNNQTQRPEQKATTGSTERRNVSEKKQQPNAKNQNPNQQPKKFKKKPQPKRDDNA from the coding sequence ATGAGTTGTGGATGTAAAACATCCGGCGATTCGTCCCATTCATGCGGAACTAAATCTGCGAATGGCTGTGAGAATGTAAATACCTGCGGAAATAGTTATAAACTAAGCGTTTTCGATTGGCTCTCGAATATTAACAATCCTTCCCAATCGCAAACCGATTTTGTGGAGGTAAGATTCAAGAACGATCGTAAATTTTTTTATAAAAACGTACATAATTTACCGCTTCATATGGGAAGCGTAGTCACAGTAGAATCCAGTCCGGGTCACGATATAGGTGTAGTGAGCCTTACCGGAGAGTTGGTAAAAATTCAGATGAAAAAGAAAAATTTTTCTGAAGACAACCCTTTAAAAATCTACCGTTTAGCTAATCAGAAAGACATTGAAGTCTGGCATGAATCGCGGGCCAAAGAAGAGGCCGTAAAAATTCAGGCACGCAAAATTTCTTACGCCTTAAATCTCGATATGAAGATTACCGATGTCGAATTTCAGGGTGATGGCGCAAAAGTAACTTTCTATTATACTTCGGATTCCCGAGTGGATTTCCGTCAGTTAATTAAAGAATATGCCTCTACTTTCCGTACGAAAATCGATATGAAACAAATCGGGTTCCGGCAGGAAGCGGCAAAAGTTGGCGGTATTGGTTCCTGCGGACGCGAATTGTGCTGCTCTACATGGCTTACCGATTTCCGGTCTGTAAATACCAATGCGGCACGTTATCAGCAGTTAAGCATCAATCCCCAGAAACTCGCGGGACAATGCGGTAAACTGAAATGCTGTCTGAATTACGAACTCGACAGCTATCTGGATGCACTCAGCGATTTCCCGTCGTCATCGACAACGATTGATACCGTGAACGGAAAAGCTTTCTGTATTAAAATCGACGTTTTCAAAAAAAGAATGTGGTTTGCGTATGTTGACCGTTCTATGGCATGGTATGATCTTGATGTTCAGGACGTAAAGAAACTGATCGCTCAAAACAAAAAAGGTGAAAAAGCCCTTCCGTTGGAAGAACTTCGCACCCAGCATGATATTCCGATGAAGTCTGTCGATCTGATTCAGGAAAATAATATGGACCGTTTCGAAAAGAAAAACCGAAACTCCGGTAAAAACCAGAACAGGAAAAAACCGAACAGTCCGAAAAATAATCAAACCCAGAGACCTGAGCAAAAAGCCACTACTGGTTCAACAGAACGGAGAAATGTTTCTGAGAAAAAACAGCAGCCTAATGCCAAGAATCAGAATCCCAATCAGCAGCCGAAGAAATTTAAAAAGAAGCCTCAGCCAAAACGAGATGACAATGCATAA
- the hflX gene encoding GTPase HflX: MLDNKEHLYEKAVLVGLITQNQDEEKLVEYMDELEFLALTAGATVVKRFTQKLTQPDSKTFIGSGKAQEVRDFVKENEIGTVIFDDELSPSQLKNLEREIEVKILDRTNLILDIFAQRAQTSYARTQVELAQYQYLLPRLTRMWTHLERQKGGIGMRGPGETEIETDRRIIRDRISLLKEKLKTIDRQMATQRNNRGKVVRAALVGYTNVGKSTLMNALSKSDVFAENKLFATLDTTVRKVVIGNLPFLLTDTVGFIRKLPTQLVESFKSTLDEVREADLLIHVVDISHESFEDHIDSVNKILMEINAHQKPMIMVFNKIDDFSYEKKEEDDLTPESRKNISLDEWEKTWMSKSKFPTVFISALTKENFEEMKKMIYDEVLKIHISRFPYNDFLFEYFEEEEDK; this comes from the coding sequence ATGCTCGATAATAAAGAACACCTATACGAAAAAGCCGTTTTGGTAGGTTTGATCACCCAAAATCAGGATGAAGAAAAGCTTGTGGAATATATGGATGAATTAGAATTCCTCGCTCTAACCGCAGGCGCTACGGTAGTAAAACGTTTCACTCAAAAATTAACCCAGCCTGATTCCAAAACATTTATCGGAAGCGGAAAAGCTCAGGAAGTACGCGATTTTGTAAAAGAAAACGAAATCGGAACCGTGATTTTCGATGATGAACTTTCGCCTTCACAACTAAAGAATTTAGAAAGAGAAATTGAAGTTAAAATTCTTGACAGAACCAATCTGATTCTTGATATTTTTGCCCAGCGTGCGCAAACTTCTTATGCAAGAACTCAGGTGGAATTAGCTCAGTATCAATACCTTCTACCAAGACTTACAAGAATGTGGACCCACCTCGAAAGACAGAAAGGGGGTATCGGAATGAGAGGTCCGGGTGAAACAGAAATCGAAACCGACAGAAGGATTATCCGTGACCGTATCTCTTTGCTTAAAGAAAAACTCAAAACAATCGACCGCCAAATGGCGACCCAAAGAAATAACCGCGGAAAGGTAGTGCGCGCGGCGCTGGTAGGTTATACCAACGTAGGGAAATCTACCCTCATGAACGCCCTTTCCAAATCCGATGTTTTTGCTGAAAATAAGCTTTTTGCAACCCTCGATACCACGGTTAGAAAAGTAGTGATCGGCAACCTGCCTTTCCTGTTGACGGATACCGTAGGTTTCATCAGGAAACTACCTACACAGTTAGTGGAGAGTTTTAAATCTACGTTAGACGAGGTTCGGGAAGCTGATTTGCTTATTCACGTAGTTGATATTTCCCATGAAAGTTTTGAGGATCATATCGATTCCGTAAACAAAATTTTAATGGAAATCAACGCCCATCAGAAACCGATGATTATGGTTTTCAATAAGATTGATGATTTCAGCTACGAGAAAAAAGAAGAGGATGACTTAACACCAGAATCACGTAAAAATATTTCTCTGGACGAATGGGAAAAAACCTGGATGTCGAAATCTAAATTCCCTACCGTATTTATTTCGGCTTTAACAAAAGAAAATTTTGAGGAAATGAAAAAAATGATCTACGACGAGGTCCTTAAAATTCATATTTCAAGATTCCCGTACAATGATTTCCTTTTTGAGTATTTTGAGGAGGAAGAAGACAAATAA
- a CDS encoding 50S ribosomal protein L25/general stress protein Ctc gives MKSITIQGTKRESVGKKSTKALRDAELVPCVVYGGAETLNFSAEERSFKGLVYTPEAHTVSIEVDGQTIPAVLQDIQFHPLTDKILHADFYQLSDDKPVVMEVPVVLTGRAKGVVSGGAMRQTYRKLKVKALPANLPDEIVVDVTPLKIGNKLYVGDIKTNNFTFMHPDNAVVVAVKMSRTAMKGGAVVEDDEDDTPAEGEAPAAEATSAE, from the coding sequence ATGAAATCAATTACAATTCAAGGTACAAAAAGAGAAAGCGTGGGCAAAAAGTCTACTAAAGCTTTACGTGATGCTGAATTAGTTCCTTGTGTTGTTTACGGAGGCGCCGAAACCCTTAATTTTTCTGCTGAAGAAAGATCATTCAAAGGTTTGGTATATACTCCTGAAGCACACACGGTATCTATTGAGGTTGACGGACAAACAATTCCTGCCGTACTTCAGGACATCCAGTTTCACCCACTTACCGACAAAATCCTGCACGCGGATTTCTACCAGTTGTCTGATGACAAGCCGGTAGTAATGGAAGTTCCTGTGGTTCTTACAGGACGTGCGAAAGGTGTGGTTTCCGGTGGAGCTATGAGACAGACTTACAGAAAGCTGAAAGTGAAGGCATTGCCTGCAAACTTACCAGACGAAATCGTGGTAGATGTTACTCCGCTGAAAATTGGTAACAAGCTTTATGTTGGCGACATCAAAACAAACAATTTCACATTCATGCACCCGGACAATGCAGTAGTAGTTGCTGTTAAGATGTCTAGAACTGCAATGAAAGGTGGAGCAGTAGTAGAAGATGATGAGGATGATACTCCGGCAGAAGGAGAAGCTCCTGCAGCAGAAGCTACAAGCGCAGAATAA
- a CDS encoding G-D-S-L family lipolytic protein: protein MKRILISTIAVSALLFNISCDTDFDHDVSSIVVSKGNADFTKYVALGNSLTSGYRDNALYIDGQNESYPSMIAAQMQLAGGGAFKQPMMPNNTGGFTNLPGFAGKLNLQVVNGALSPVPSAPAAALDNITAGGPYQNLGVPGAKSFHLGAAGYGNMAGLTTGKANPYYVRFATSGTSSVIGDAVAQAPTFFSLWIGNNDVLSYATSGGSGVDQTGNVDPTTYGSNDITDPNVFASVISGYVNALTAGGAKGVMANIPNVTSIPFFTRVPYNPLTPALLGSNITALNTGLYGPLKQALTAFGAGDRINLLSATASNPLLIVDNSLTNLSAQLTLALTPSLGAPTAAAFGQIYGQARQATAEDLVLLSTSSVIGTPVAGAPASINVNGISYPLANQYILTKTEKNKVLTATAAYNASLKAIATSKGLAFVDANAKMTELSAASGIQFDGVKYTATFVTGGTFSLDGVHLTGRGYALIANEFIKAINTTYKSTLPMVNVNSYSGVKFP, encoded by the coding sequence ATGAAAAGAATATTAATTTCAACAATAGCAGTCTCAGCTTTATTATTTAATATCAGCTGCGACACAGATTTTGATCATGACGTAAGCAGTATAGTGGTTTCTAAAGGAAATGCAGATTTTACTAAATATGTAGCTTTAGGAAATTCACTTACTTCCGGATACCGTGACAATGCATTATATATTGACGGACAGAATGAATCTTACCCTTCAATGATCGCAGCACAGATGCAGCTTGCGGGTGGAGGCGCTTTTAAGCAGCCTATGATGCCTAATAATACAGGTGGTTTCACCAATCTTCCTGGTTTTGCAGGGAAACTGAATCTTCAGGTTGTTAATGGAGCTTTATCGCCAGTACCATCAGCACCGGCAGCGGCTCTGGATAATATTACAGCAGGTGGACCTTATCAAAACCTTGGTGTTCCGGGAGCAAAATCATTTCACTTAGGTGCTGCAGGTTATGGTAACATGGCAGGATTAACCACAGGGAAAGCAAACCCATATTATGTAAGATTTGCAACAAGCGGAACTTCGTCGGTAATTGGTGATGCAGTAGCTCAGGCTCCTACATTTTTCTCGCTTTGGATCGGAAATAACGACGTTCTTTCTTACGCCACAAGCGGAGGCTCGGGTGTAGACCAAACTGGAAATGTTGATCCAACAACTTACGGCTCAAATGATATTACAGATCCTAATGTGTTTGCTTCAGTGATCAGCGGCTATGTGAATGCGCTTACGGCTGGCGGTGCGAAGGGAGTTATGGCAAATATCCCGAATGTAACTTCGATTCCGTTTTTTACAAGAGTTCCTTATAATCCTTTAACACCGGCATTGTTGGGATCTAATATTACTGCGCTGAACACTGGTTTGTACGGGCCTTTGAAACAAGCACTTACCGCTTTCGGAGCGGGCGATAGAATCAATTTGCTTTCAGCAACTGCTTCAAACCCATTGTTAATTGTAGATAATTCTTTAACCAATCTTTCTGCACAACTTACCCTGGCTTTAACGCCTTCTTTGGGAGCGCCTACAGCAGCAGCTTTCGGGCAGATTTATGGTCAGGCAAGACAGGCTACAGCTGAAGATTTGGTTCTTTTATCAACAAGTTCAGTAATCGGTACTCCGGTTGCAGGCGCGCCGGCGAGCATTAATGTAAACGGAATTTCTTATCCTTTGGCAAATCAGTACATACTGACGAAAACAGAGAAGAATAAAGTTTTAACAGCCACAGCGGCATACAACGCATCACTTAAAGCAATTGCCACTTCAAAAGGCTTAGCTTTCGTAGATGCCAATGCTAAAATGACTGAACTGTCTGCAGCATCAGGAATCCAGTTTGATGGGGTGAAATATACGGCTACTTTCGTTACAGGTGGAACTTTCTCTCTGGACGGAGTTCATCTTACCGGTAGAGGATATGCATTAATTGCCAATGAATTTATCAAAGCGATTAATACGACTTATAAATCTACACTTCCGATGGTTAATGTAAACAGCTATTCAGGAGTAAAATTCCCGTAA
- a CDS encoding ribose-phosphate pyrophosphokinase, with protein MANQASYLFSTRTSKVLAEKIAQHYGQDLGKIKFQDFSDGEFEPVLDQSVRGGRVFLIGSTFPPADNLLELLLMIDAAKRASAKSITVVLPYYGLARQDRKDQPRAPIGAKLVANLLTAAGATRVMTMDLHADQIQGFFEIPVDHLYASTLFIDHILSLNLENLTIASPDMGGAKRAKNYAGHLGAEVVICYKERKKANVIEEMFLIGDVEGKNVILIDDMIDTAGTLCKAADILIANGAKSVRAMATHGVLSGKAYENIENSRISEVIVTDTIPVKTELSSKIKVLSCAELFADVMKMVHEHKSISDKFII; from the coding sequence ATGGCTAATCAGGCAAGTTATCTTTTTTCTACAAGGACCAGCAAGGTTCTGGCAGAAAAAATTGCTCAACATTACGGGCAGGATTTAGGAAAAATCAAGTTTCAGGACTTTAGCGACGGTGAGTTCGAGCCGGTTCTGGATCAGTCCGTGAGAGGAGGAAGAGTTTTTTTGATAGGCTCCACGTTTCCACCGGCAGATAATCTTTTAGAATTATTGCTGATGATCGATGCTGCGAAAAGAGCTTCTGCCAAAAGCATTACCGTCGTGCTACCATATTACGGTTTGGCAAGACAGGACAGGAAAGACCAGCCCCGTGCCCCGATCGGAGCGAAACTCGTGGCCAATCTTCTTACCGCAGCTGGTGCTACAAGAGTAATGACGATGGATCTGCATGCCGACCAAATCCAGGGATTCTTTGAAATTCCGGTTGATCATCTTTATGCATCAACGCTGTTTATTGACCATATTTTATCTCTGAATCTTGAAAACCTTACCATTGCCTCACCGGATATGGGTGGTGCAAAAAGAGCTAAGAATTATGCAGGTCATCTCGGTGCTGAGGTTGTAATCTGCTATAAGGAAAGAAAGAAAGCCAACGTGATCGAAGAAATGTTCCTGATCGGAGATGTAGAGGGCAAAAATGTAATCCTTATCGATGATATGATCGATACTGCCGGAACACTTTGTAAAGCTGCAGATATCTTGATCGCAAATGGAGCGAAAAGCGTAAGAGCAATGGCAACTCATGGCGTGCTTTCTGGAAAAGCCTATGAAAACATCGAAAACTCAAGAATTTCTGAGGTAATTGTTACCGATACCATTCCGGTAAAAACGGAATTATCTTCTAAAATTAAAGTGCTTTCGTGTGCTGAACTCTTTGCTGATGTAATGAAAATGGTTCACGAACACAAATCAATCAGTGATAAATTTATTATTTAA
- a CDS encoding DUF6122 family protein, giving the protein MSEIFYVREIFHYFLHFIFPFFIAKMFFKDHWRKAYLVMIATMAVDIDHVFADPIFDPNRASIGFHPLHTYPAIAVYFLGTVFFKGCYKIASVGLLFHMFTDFQDYYFWQ; this is encoded by the coding sequence ATGAGTGAAATATTTTACGTTCGGGAAATCTTCCATTATTTTCTGCATTTTATTTTCCCGTTTTTCATTGCGAAAATGTTTTTTAAAGATCATTGGCGTAAAGCCTATCTTGTCATGATTGCTACCATGGCTGTAGATATTGACCATGTTTTTGCAGACCCAATTTTTGATCCTAACAGAGCGAGCATCGGATTTCACCCACTTCATACTTATCCTGCAATTGCAGTATATTTTTTAGGCACTGTCTTTTTTAAAGGATGTTATAAAATAGCATCTGTCGGACTTCTTTTTCACATGTTTACAGATTTTCAGGATTATTATTTTTGGCAATGA
- a CDS encoding group III truncated hemoglobin yields the protein MKKLESRDDIEFLVNAFYDKVSKDEKIGFFFNDVAKVDWSHHLPKMYSFWESLLFGEASYKGNPMAMHFPINEKVAIEKDHFAHWIRLWTETVEENFTGELAEAAIHKASNIANLMAYKMEVARRLR from the coding sequence ATGAAAAAATTAGAGTCAAGAGATGATATTGAATTTTTGGTCAACGCATTTTATGATAAAGTCAGTAAGGACGAGAAAATTGGATTTTTTTTTAATGATGTTGCAAAAGTAGATTGGAGCCACCATTTACCGAAAATGTATTCGTTTTGGGAAAGCCTGCTGTTCGGAGAAGCCTCTTACAAAGGAAATCCTATGGCTATGCATTTCCCTATCAATGAGAAAGTGGCGATAGAAAAAGATCATTTCGCGCACTGGATCCGTTTGTGGACTGAAACTGTTGAGGAGAATTTTACAGGTGAATTGGCGGAAGCTGCCATCCACAAGGCATCCAACATTGCTAATTTAATGGCGTATAAAATGGAAGTTGCAAGAAGATTGCGATAA
- a CDS encoding DNA alkylation repair protein — MISFLSILRRKKTNKLHVVVDEIKSALQDLALPEKAAFFPRFFKAGKGGYAEGDRFIGVTVPDQRKIVKEYWQRISLPEIAELLSSKIHEHRHCALLMLVNKFEKARSEKDKNDIVSFYLNYKKFVNNWDLVDNSAYKILGRHSFETENEDLLRTLAAEENMWSKRMAIVATMFYVKKGKFELLKELALYNLHHPHDLMHKANGWLLREMGNKNEAELFSFLKTNYHTMPRTTLRYAIEKMDEDLRQDFLKGRI, encoded by the coding sequence ATGATTTCCTTTTTGAGTATTTTGAGGAGGAAGAAGACAAATAAATTGCATGTAGTGGTAGATGAAATAAAATCCGCACTTCAAGATCTTGCACTTCCAGAGAAAGCTGCGTTTTTTCCCCGTTTTTTTAAAGCCGGAAAAGGCGGGTACGCTGAAGGTGATCGCTTTATTGGTGTTACGGTTCCTGACCAGCGAAAGATTGTTAAAGAATACTGGCAGAGAATTTCATTGCCGGAAATTGCTGAACTTTTATCTTCAAAAATTCATGAACACCGCCATTGTGCTTTATTAATGCTCGTAAATAAATTCGAAAAGGCAAGGAGTGAAAAAGATAAAAACGATATTGTCAGCTTTTATCTGAATTACAAAAAGTTCGTTAATAACTGGGATTTGGTTGATAATTCTGCGTATAAAATTCTGGGCAGGCACTCATTCGAAACCGAAAATGAGGATCTTTTAAGAACGTTGGCTGCCGAAGAAAATATGTGGAGCAAAAGAATGGCAATTGTCGCCACGATGTTCTACGTAAAAAAAGGGAAATTTGAACTCCTCAAAGAACTGGCACTGTATAACCTGCATCACCCGCACGATTTAATGCACAAAGCAAATGGCTGGCTCCTGCGTGAAATGGGAAACAAAAATGAAGCAGAACTTTTTAGTTTCCTGAAAACAAATTATCATACAATGCCCAGAACAACGCTACGCTATGCGATCGAAAAAATGGATGAAGATTTAAGACAGGATTTTTTGAAAGGCAGAATTTAA
- a CDS encoding calcium:proton antiporter, with the protein MKLKSILHWTILVPIIAGLFYLGGFLVDNTISNLAGAILLFGSVLAAVHHAEVIAHKVGEPYGTIILAICITILEVGLIISFMLSGGEGAMTYARDTVFAAVMLILNGILGACIWIGAAKYKEQFFMRSSGTTYLVSLVAILVLTLILPNYTSSVRGPFYTEAQLIFVSLACLVIYGTFLRVQTVRHRNFFVIEEEDHTTHEADPPTMQKTILSLALLVVSLAVVIFMAKGLSPVIEHFVENIGAPRALVGVIIASVVLLPEGVAAIRAARNNQIQTSINLGLGSALASVGLTIPAVSVVCILFDIPFVLGLDMKSIILLALSVFIVMLSLSRGKTNIMYGAVLIVNLAAYIFTVIIP; encoded by the coding sequence ATGAAGTTAAAGAGCATTTTACACTGGACCATTCTGGTTCCTATCATCGCCGGCCTATTTTATCTCGGCGGATTTTTAGTGGATAATACAATATCTAATCTTGCCGGGGCGATCCTTCTTTTTGGGAGTGTTTTAGCTGCAGTACATCACGCAGAGGTGATTGCACACAAAGTGGGAGAACCTTATGGAACTATCATTTTGGCGATCTGTATCACAATCCTTGAGGTAGGCTTAATTATTTCTTTCATGCTTTCCGGCGGCGAGGGCGCTATGACTTACGCCCGCGACACGGTTTTTGCGGCGGTAATGCTTATTCTTAACGGTATTTTAGGAGCTTGTATCTGGATCGGTGCCGCGAAGTACAAAGAGCAGTTTTTTATGCGCAGCTCCGGAACAACTTATTTAGTAAGTTTAGTTGCCATTCTTGTGCTTACCCTAATATTGCCTAATTATACCTCCAGTGTGCGGGGGCCGTTTTATACTGAGGCACAGTTAATTTTTGTTTCCCTTGCCTGTTTGGTAATTTATGGCACCTTTCTCAGGGTGCAGACGGTACGTCACCGTAATTTCTTTGTTATTGAAGAAGAGGATCATACCACGCACGAAGCAGACCCACCAACAATGCAGAAGACTATACTAAGTTTAGCTTTATTGGTCGTTAGTTTAGCAGTAGTGATTTTTATGGCTAAAGGCTTATCTCCTGTCATCGAGCATTTTGTGGAAAATATAGGAGCACCACGCGCGTTGGTTGGGGTAATCATTGCATCTGTGGTATTGTTGCCTGAAGGTGTTGCTGCAATACGGGCCGCCAGAAATAACCAGATACAGACCTCTATTAATCTGGGATTAGGTTCAGCACTCGCAAGTGTGGGACTTACCATCCCAGCGGTATCAGTAGTATGTATCCTGTTCGATATCCCATTCGTTCTCGGCTTGGATATGAAATCCATTATTCTACTCGCTTTGTCGGTCTTCATCGTAATGCTGTCACTGAGTCGGGGCAAAACAAATATTATGTACGGCGCAGTGTTAATCGTGAATCTCGCAGCGTATATCTTTACCGTTATTATTCCTTAA
- a CDS encoding OmpP1/FadL family transporter: MKKIVVTTALLAGMLAQAGGFRVSLQGVKQLAMAHTSAHAEDASVAFFNPAGISFIPSKLSIAAGGFGINSEITYQNASTLESFSTDNPMGTPIYAAVAYKVLDEVSVGFSFATPFGSTVKWPTDWAGREIVQEIKLQAFYFQPMVSFKLAPWVSLGGSFIYAKGGVDWTKSLTQFGGNLNIKDEKATGTGFGLGFYFKPSEKLDVSIAYRSPVDMKADAGVATFDVAPSLYPLIGLNASGQDNFKAVLPLVDEYTLGVTYKITPKWSVSGDFNYSGWDQYQQLTLDFENAPVGNQAGDPTVLVSPKNFHSTQTWRVGTQYMVTDNFAARLGYYYDESPYEDKDFIPETPSFDANVITGGIGYKWKGLGIDLSGAYNFQTARKVDNSYYDFYGQAKAKAYYFGLGLSYNAF, encoded by the coding sequence ATGAAAAAAATTGTTGTAACAACAGCACTTTTAGCCGGTATGCTTGCACAGGCAGGTGGCTTTAGAGTGTCATTACAGGGCGTGAAACAACTCGCTATGGCACATACAAGTGCCCACGCAGAAGATGCGAGTGTAGCATTTTTCAACCCAGCAGGTATTTCTTTTATTCCAAGTAAATTAAGTATTGCTGCAGGTGGTTTTGGAATCAACTCTGAAATTACTTATCAAAATGCTTCTACTTTAGAATCATTTTCTACCGACAATCCTATGGGAACACCTATTTATGCAGCAGTTGCTTATAAGGTTTTGGATGAAGTTTCTGTTGGTTTCAGCTTTGCGACTCCTTTTGGTAGCACAGTGAAGTGGCCAACCGATTGGGCAGGACGGGAAATTGTGCAGGAGATTAAACTGCAGGCATTTTATTTCCAGCCGATGGTCTCTTTCAAACTTGCACCCTGGGTGTCGTTGGGAGGTAGTTTCATTTACGCTAAAGGTGGTGTAGACTGGACTAAATCGCTTACACAGTTTGGAGGAAACCTTAACATTAAAGATGAAAAGGCGACAGGAACAGGATTTGGTCTTGGATTTTACTTTAAACCAAGTGAAAAACTTGATGTAAGTATTGCTTACCGTTCCCCTGTTGATATGAAAGCTGATGCAGGTGTAGCAACATTTGATGTAGCTCCGAGTTTATATCCGCTAATCGGTTTAAATGCCAGCGGACAGGATAACTTTAAAGCAGTTTTACCTTTGGTGGATGAGTATACTCTTGGGGTTACTTATAAGATTACACCAAAATGGTCGGTTTCAGGTGATTTCAATTACAGTGGGTGGGATCAGTACCAGCAGTTAACTCTTGATTTCGAAAACGCGCCGGTAGGCAACCAAGCAGGTGATCCGACGGTATTAGTGTCTCCTAAAAATTTCCACAGCACCCAAACATGGAGAGTGGGAACACAATATATGGTTACGGATAATTTCGCAGCACGTTTAGGATATTATTATGATGAGTCACCGTATGAAGATAAAGATTTCATCCCTGAAACGCCATCTTTCGACGCAAACGTAATTACAGGTGGTATCGGTTACAAGTGGAAAGGATTGGGTATTGATTTATCCGGAGCTTATAACTTCCAGACAGCAAGAAAAGTTGATAACAGCTATTACGATTTCTACGGACAGGCTAAAGCTAAAGCTTATTACTTTGGTTTAGGTTTATCTTACAACGCATTTTAA